Proteins from a genomic interval of Medicago truncatula cultivar Jemalong A17 chromosome 3, MtrunA17r5.0-ANR, whole genome shotgun sequence:
- the LOC120579531 gene encoding secreted RxLR effector protein 161-like, with amino-acid sequence MRDIPYASAIGSIMYAMICTRPDVSYALSATSRYQSNPGNDHWIAVKNILKYLRRTKDTFLVYGGQEELSVNGYTDASFQTDHDDFRSQSGYVFCLNGGAVSWKSSKQETVADSTTEAEYIAASNAAKEAVWIKKFISDLGIVPSIVDPIELLCDNNGAIAQAKEPRSHQKSKHIQRRYHLIREIIERGDVKICKVPTLDNVADPLTKALAQQKHDGHTRSMGIRFMPNWL; translated from the coding sequence ATGCGTGATATCCCATATGCTTCAGCAATTGGTTCTATCATGTATGCTATGATATGTACTCGACCAGATGTCTCGTATGCTTTAAGTGCTACGAGCAGATACCAGTCTAATCCTGGCAACGATCATTGGATTGCTGTCAAGAATATCCTTAAGTACTTGAGAAGAACTAAGGATACCTTCTTGGTCTATGGAGGTCAAGAAGAGCTCTCTGTAAATGGTTACACTGATGCTAGTTTTCAGACCGATCATGATGACTTTAGATCGCAATCTGGATATGTGTTTTGCTTAAATGGCGGTGCTGTGAGCTGGAAAAGTTCAAAGCAAGAAACAGTCGCTGATTCTACAACTGAAGCCGAGTATATTGCTGCATCCAATGCCGCAAAAGAAGCTGTTTGGATTAAGAAATTCATTTCTGATCTTGGAATAGTTCCGAGTATTGTGGATCCCATTGAATTACTATGTGATAACAATGGTGCAATCGCACAAGCCAAAGAACCTAGATCTCACCAGAAATCCAAACACATACAAAGGCGTTATCATCTTATTCGAGAGATTATCGAAAGAGGAGATGTTAAAATATGCAAAGTACCAACATTGGACAATGTCGCTGATCCACTTACTAAAGCTCTTGCCCAGCAGAAGCATGATGGTCATACTAGATCTATGGGTATTAGGTTTATGCCTAATTGGCTCTAG